A genomic stretch from Candidatus Limnocylindrales bacterium includes:
- a CDS encoding FAD-dependent oxidoreductase has product MSHVASHSSDHHDVIVIGAGLAGLAAAAYAAREGASVLVLERTESVGGRARTHESSGFSFNVGPHALYADREADSVLRELGVSFSGRRPPTSSGLAYDGGRLHTLPAGLVSLLTTSLLPLSGKMELARFLGGIAKVDAASLQGRSVRQWTRTTLRNDGVRALVEALIRLTSYSNHPEHADAGAHLEQMQAGLKSGVYYVDGGWRTLSSGLARAATECGASIQCSARVRSVQELTAGGWQVRTDDGTHTASAIVLAVPPPAAAGMLEPSRQARLRETLASLRPVKAACLDLGLETLPNPRALFALGVDRPLYFSVHSASAKLAPEGAAVIHVARYLSGDEDPKAVEAELETLCDLMQPGWRQAVVERRFLPSMTVVGALVEAGKPRPSVEVCDASGLYLAGDWVGDEGMLADSALASGRRAGRLAGSRTAAAPVVRAA; this is encoded by the coding sequence ATGAGCCATGTCGCCAGTCATTCCTCCGACCATCACGATGTCATCGTCATCGGCGCCGGCCTTGCCGGGCTGGCCGCGGCTGCCTACGCAGCCCGCGAGGGCGCGAGCGTGCTCGTGCTCGAGCGGACGGAGTCCGTCGGTGGCCGTGCCCGCACGCACGAGTCGTCGGGCTTCTCGTTCAATGTCGGACCGCACGCGCTGTACGCGGACCGTGAGGCGGATTCGGTGCTGCGCGAGCTCGGCGTGTCCTTCAGCGGCCGGCGTCCTCCCACCTCCTCAGGCCTGGCCTACGACGGCGGACGCCTGCACACGTTGCCGGCGGGCCTGGTGTCGCTCCTGACCACGAGCCTTCTGCCGCTGTCGGGCAAGATGGAATTGGCCCGCTTTCTCGGGGGCATAGCCAAGGTCGATGCAGCATCGCTTCAAGGTCGCAGCGTGCGCCAGTGGACCCGCACCACGCTTCGCAACGACGGCGTGCGGGCACTGGTGGAGGCGCTGATCCGGCTGACCTCGTACTCCAATCATCCCGAGCATGCCGATGCCGGTGCGCATCTCGAGCAGATGCAGGCGGGACTGAAATCGGGCGTCTACTATGTCGACGGCGGCTGGCGCACCCTGAGCAGCGGCCTTGCGCGAGCGGCCACGGAGTGCGGCGCGTCCATCCAGTGCAGCGCCCGCGTTCGCAGCGTCCAGGAGCTCACGGCCGGTGGATGGCAGGTGCGAACCGACGACGGGACGCATACCGCCTCCGCCATCGTCCTTGCCGTGCCTCCGCCGGCGGCCGCCGGGATGCTGGAGCCCTCGCGCCAAGCGCGGTTGCGAGAGACGCTGGCGAGCCTGCGGCCGGTCAAGGCCGCCTGCCTGGATCTGGGCCTCGAGACGCTGCCGAACCCGCGTGCCTTGTTCGCGCTCGGCGTCGACCGGCCGCTCTACTTCTCCGTGCATTCGGCTTCGGCCAAGCTGGCGCCCGAGGGCGCAGCCGTGATTCACGTGGCCAGGTATCTGAGCGGCGACGAAGACCCCAAGGCCGTCGAGGCCGAGCTCGAGACGCTTTGCGATTTGATGCAGCCGGGCTGGCGCCAGGCCGTGGTCGAGCGGCGATTCCTTCCATCGATGACGGTCGTGGGCGCGCTCGTCGAAGCGGGCAAGCCGCGTCCGTCGGTCGAGGTCTGCGATGCCAGCGGGCTGTATCTGGCCGGCGATTGGGTCGGCGACGAAGGCATGCTCGCCGACTCCGCCCTTGCCAGCGGCCGTCGCGCCGGCCGCTTGGCCGGCAGCCGCACAGCGGCTGCGCCGGTGGTGCGCGCGGCGTAG
- a CDS encoding TIGR03668 family PPOX class F420-dependent oxidoreductase: MLERQRRARLADAAAARVARLATADAAGRPHLVPICFAILGERLYSVIDDKPKPTRTQLKRLRNIAENAHVAVLVDHFEEDWSRLWFTSLSGTARVVGDGEEYERALRALRAKYRQYESMPLAMSTHPMIAVDIDRVHGWSAAERH, from the coding sequence ATGCTGGAACGGCAGCGCCGCGCACGCCTCGCCGATGCCGCCGCAGCGCGCGTGGCGCGCCTGGCCACTGCCGACGCCGCAGGACGGCCGCACCTGGTCCCGATCTGTTTCGCCATCCTCGGCGAGCGGCTCTATTCGGTCATCGACGACAAACCCAAGCCCACGCGCACGCAGCTCAAGCGCCTGCGCAACATCGCCGAGAATGCGCACGTTGCCGTGCTGGTGGATCACTTCGAGGAGGACTGGTCGCGGTTGTGGTTCACGAGCCTGAGCGGGACCGCGCGCGTGGTAGGTGACGGCGAGGAGTACGAGCGGGCGCTTCGGGCGCTGCGCGCCAAGTATCGGCAGTACGAATCGATGCCGCTGGCGATGTCCACGCATCCGATGATCGCGGTCGACATCGACCGCGTGCACGGCTGGAGCGCCGCGGAGCGCCACTGA
- a CDS encoding alpha/beta hydrolase: MPTPSDVPSVRLELRGARGLRLIADAYGDAADQPVLLLHGGGQTRHAWRSTAAVLASAGFYAITMDHRGHGESDWDEDGDYELTTFAADIREIAATLSSPPALVGASLGGLASMVCERDHPLARAVVLVDITPSMDPEGVQRILAFMRAFPDGFASVDEAADCIAAYLPHRSRPADTSGLAKNLRLGEDGRWRWHWDPRFLNDKPRSAHNEFPARMNAAARALRVPTLLVRGRMSEIVSEQNVREFLELCPHAEYVDVDDAAHMVAGDRNDIFCSVVSEFLTRTLSVRRAAGGA, translated from the coding sequence ATGCCCACGCCTTCCGACGTTCCCTCCGTCCGACTCGAGCTGCGCGGCGCACGCGGCCTTCGCCTGATCGCCGACGCCTACGGCGACGCCGCCGATCAGCCCGTGCTTCTGCTGCATGGCGGCGGCCAGACTCGTCACGCCTGGCGAAGCACGGCTGCCGTCCTGGCGAGCGCCGGGTTCTACGCCATCACGATGGATCACCGCGGACACGGCGAGAGCGACTGGGACGAGGACGGCGATTACGAGCTGACCACCTTCGCCGCCGACATCCGTGAGATCGCCGCGACGTTGTCGTCACCGCCGGCTCTGGTCGGCGCGTCGCTCGGCGGCCTGGCTTCCATGGTCTGCGAGCGCGACCATCCGCTGGCGCGTGCCGTCGTTCTCGTCGACATCACTCCGTCCATGGATCCTGAAGGCGTGCAGCGCATCCTGGCGTTCATGCGCGCATTTCCCGACGGCTTCGCATCGGTGGACGAGGCTGCCGATTGCATTGCGGCCTATCTGCCGCACCGATCGCGACCGGCCGACACCAGCGGCCTGGCCAAGAACCTGCGCCTCGGCGAGGATGGCCGTTGGCGCTGGCACTGGGATCCGCGCTTCCTGAACGACAAGCCGCGCTCGGCGCACAACGAGTTCCCGGCCCGCATGAACGCGGCGGCGCGGGCGCTGCGGGTGCCTACGCTGCTGGTGCGAGGTCGGATGAGCGAGATCGTCAGCGAGCAGAACGTGCGCGAGTTCCTGGAGCTGTGCCCGCACGCCGAATATGTCGACGTCGACGACGCCGCGCACATGGTCGCCGGCGACCGCAACGACATCTTCTGCAGCGTGGTCAGCGAGTTCCTCACCCGCACGCTGAGCGTGCGTCGCGCCGCCGGCGGCGCGTGA
- a CDS encoding universal stress protein produces the protein MKRFKHILAPTDLSSESFSAVQYAAHLAQAQTARLTIVHVSQATTLLFTDFSPPIDLLALDKEIEAAAREKLEGWVARHIKGDVAVKVLIKSGVTHDVITKVAEDIGASLIVMATHGRRGLGHALLGSVTERVLREAPCPVLVVRPPAADEKATRKKRR, from the coding sequence ATGAAGCGCTTCAAGCACATCCTGGCGCCGACCGACCTGTCGTCCGAGTCGTTCTCGGCGGTACAGTACGCCGCCCATCTCGCACAGGCGCAGACTGCGAGGCTCACCATCGTGCATGTCTCGCAGGCGACCACGCTGCTGTTCACGGATTTCTCTCCGCCCATCGACCTGCTCGCGCTCGACAAGGAGATCGAGGCCGCGGCGCGCGAGAAGCTCGAGGGGTGGGTGGCGCGGCACATCAAGGGGGACGTGGCGGTCAAGGTGCTGATCAAGTCGGGCGTCACCCATGATGTCATCACCAAGGTCGCCGAAGACATCGGCGCCAGCCTGATCGTGATGGCCACACACGGCCGGCGCGGGCTCGGCCACGCGCTTCTGGGCAGCGTCACCGAGCGCGTGCTTCGCGAGGCGCCTTGCCCGGTGCTCGTGGTTCGTCCGCCGGCCGCGGACGAGAAGGCGACCAGGAAGAAGCGGCGCTAG
- a CDS encoding enoyl-CoA hydratase/isomerase family protein — MSYEGYECLRIRVEDGVCFATIDHPPINLFDLELMQEMDRLGREIEADDDVRVVVFDSADPEFFIAHADVSLIQRLPDDVGEKPATLTFFHAMVDRFRTMPKVSIAKIEGRARGGGSEFALSLDMRFAAIGKAVLAQPEVALGILPGGSGTQRLPRLCGRGRALEIVLGCQDFSAEVAERYGYVNRALAATEIGPFVDQLARRIASYPTGALALAKQCVNAAEIGVVDGLLEEAYAFNRTLPTPEAKQRMADFLAKGGQTRELETGDMGILAELLATTS, encoded by the coding sequence ATGAGCTATGAGGGATATGAGTGCCTGCGGATCCGCGTCGAAGACGGCGTCTGCTTCGCGACCATCGACCACCCGCCCATCAACCTCTTCGATCTGGAGCTCATGCAGGAGATGGACCGGCTCGGCCGCGAGATCGAGGCCGACGACGATGTTCGGGTCGTCGTCTTCGACAGCGCCGATCCCGAGTTCTTCATCGCTCACGCCGACGTCTCGCTCATCCAGCGGCTTCCTGATGACGTCGGAGAAAAGCCGGCAACGCTGACGTTCTTCCATGCGATGGTCGACCGTTTCCGCACGATGCCGAAAGTCAGCATCGCCAAGATCGAAGGGCGCGCGCGCGGCGGCGGCAGCGAATTCGCACTGTCGCTCGACATGCGCTTTGCCGCCATCGGCAAGGCCGTGCTGGCGCAGCCGGAGGTCGCGCTCGGCATTCTTCCCGGCGGAAGCGGCACCCAGCGCCTGCCTCGCCTGTGCGGCCGCGGCCGTGCGCTTGAGATCGTGCTCGGCTGCCAGGACTTCAGCGCCGAGGTCGCCGAGCGGTACGGCTATGTGAACCGCGCACTGGCGGCTACGGAGATCGGACCGTTCGTGGATCAGCTGGCGCGCCGGATTGCCAGCTATCCGACCGGCGCACTGGCGCTTGCCAAGCAATGCGTGAACGCAGCCGAGATCGGCGTCGTCGACGGACTTCTCGAAGAGGCGTATGCATTCAACCGCACGCTGCCGACGCCGGAGGCCAAGCAGCGGATGGCCGACTTCCTCGCCAAAGGCGGACAGACACGAGAACTCGAGACCGGCGACATGGGCATACTGGCCGAGCTGCTCGCAACGACCAGTTGA
- a CDS encoding BON domain-containing protein, which yields MIRKLLLLSSAVSVAAMLSAGGVYAEDTKNRQDENVAERAAGNAARVTDDAGTTAVIKTKLLADQSTSGLEIDVSTKNGVVSLDGTVDSAAEKTAAERIAKGTNGVTEVKNNLKVQPD from the coding sequence ATGATTCGCAAGCTTCTGCTCCTTTCGAGTGCCGTTTCCGTGGCTGCAATGCTGTCGGCCGGCGGCGTTTACGCTGAAGACACGAAGAACAGACAGGACGAGAATGTTGCCGAGCGTGCTGCCGGCAACGCCGCGCGCGTGACCGATGACGCCGGCACCACCGCCGTCATCAAGACCAAGCTGCTGGCCGACCAGAGCACCAGCGGGCTGGAGATCGATGTGTCCACCAAGAACGGCGTCGTCTCGCTCGATGGAACCGTGGACTCGGCCGCCGAGAAGACGGCCGCCGAAAGGATCGCCAAGGGCACCAACGGCGTCACCGAAGTGAAGAACAACCTCAAGGTCCAGCCCGACTGA
- a CDS encoding ATP-dependent DNA ligase, which produces MPVDESDSTSAAGSDSSSPRFFVAGADPSAGRDPARWSHFAAAAEAASATTRRLEKARRIGSYFATLPDPDLVLAARFLAGHVFPQRDQRTTNVGGSALFRAIAEVTGMADDDLAERLVALGDLGDLAFEAVTRAHATGAPVTTALTLQEVFEALEKLAAASGTNERSRMVVDMLRGTTASEAKYLVKLLTGDLRIGVKEGAIEDAVARLYGVEIARVQWANMLTGDVGETALLARQGRLDDARMRLFHPLKFMLATPAADLSDVARQMPEEFFVEDKFDGIRAQVHVARTGEGGEGIEPLHGTLIDGVRTAIFSRTLDEITASFPDLLAALAALVPQDVQDEEASGLILDGEIVPVQGERILPFAELQKRLGRKKVPAHLLERIPAAFVVYDVLYGQGRVLIEEPLSVRRAVLETLPIDGHRTRRAGSTRFRDVAALDAEFDGARERGNEGLMVKDPRSAYKPGRRGRDWLKIKRALATLDVVVTAVEVGNGRRHKLLSDYTFAVRASESDPTLLNVGKAYSGLTDAEIEELSQWFREHTIQEFAHGKVRLVEPQIVIEVTFDLVQPSKRHKSGYALRFPRIVRVRRDKPASEIDTLATVARLASS; this is translated from the coding sequence GTGCCGGTCGACGAATCCGATTCCACCAGCGCGGCGGGGAGCGACAGCTCCTCGCCGCGTTTTTTCGTGGCCGGGGCGGATCCTTCGGCCGGCCGCGATCCCGCGCGCTGGTCGCACTTCGCGGCCGCGGCCGAAGCTGCCTCGGCCACCACTCGTCGCCTGGAGAAGGCGCGACGGATCGGCAGCTACTTCGCAACCCTGCCCGACCCCGATCTCGTGCTGGCCGCCCGCTTCCTGGCCGGTCACGTCTTCCCTCAGCGCGACCAGCGCACCACCAACGTCGGCGGCTCGGCGCTGTTTCGCGCAATCGCCGAGGTGACGGGAATGGCCGACGATGACCTGGCGGAGCGGCTCGTCGCACTCGGCGATCTCGGCGATCTGGCATTCGAAGCGGTGACGCGGGCGCATGCGACAGGCGCGCCGGTCACCACGGCGCTGACGCTGCAGGAGGTGTTCGAGGCGCTCGAGAAGCTGGCAGCGGCGTCCGGCACCAACGAGCGCAGCCGGATGGTCGTCGACATGCTGCGCGGCACCACCGCCTCCGAGGCGAAGTATCTGGTCAAGCTCCTGACCGGCGACCTTCGCATCGGCGTCAAGGAAGGCGCCATCGAGGACGCGGTCGCACGGCTGTACGGCGTGGAGATCGCACGCGTGCAGTGGGCGAACATGCTCACCGGCGACGTCGGCGAGACCGCTCTGCTCGCGCGGCAGGGCCGGCTCGACGACGCGCGCATGCGACTGTTCCACCCGCTCAAGTTCATGCTGGCCACGCCGGCTGCCGATCTCTCCGACGTGGCCAGGCAGATGCCCGAGGAGTTCTTCGTCGAGGACAAGTTCGACGGCATCCGGGCGCAGGTGCACGTGGCGCGCACCGGCGAAGGAGGCGAAGGAATCGAGCCGCTTCATGGAACGCTGATCGACGGCGTACGCACCGCAATCTTCTCGCGCACGCTCGACGAGATCACCGCCAGCTTTCCGGACCTGCTCGCGGCTCTGGCGGCGCTGGTGCCGCAGGACGTGCAGGACGAGGAGGCCAGCGGCCTGATCCTCGACGGCGAGATCGTGCCCGTGCAGGGAGAGCGCATTCTTCCCTTCGCCGAGCTGCAGAAGCGGCTGGGGAGAAAGAAGGTCCCGGCGCATTTGCTCGAGCGCATCCCGGCGGCTTTCGTCGTCTATGACGTGCTCTACGGGCAGGGTCGCGTCCTGATCGAGGAGCCGCTGTCGGTGCGCCGCGCGGTGCTGGAGACACTGCCCATCGACGGCCACCGCACGCGCCGCGCCGGCTCGACGCGTTTTCGCGACGTGGCCGCGCTCGACGCCGAGTTCGACGGCGCGCGCGAGCGTGGCAACGAAGGCCTGATGGTCAAGGACCCGAGGTCGGCCTACAAGCCCGGTCGTCGTGGACGCGACTGGCTCAAGATCAAGCGCGCGCTGGCCACGCTCGACGTCGTCGTCACCGCGGTGGAGGTCGGCAACGGCCGCCGCCACAAGCTGCTGTCCGACTACACGTTCGCGGTGCGGGCGTCGGAGTCGGATCCGACGCTGCTCAACGTCGGCAAAGCCTACTCGGGACTGACGGACGCCGAGATCGAGGAACTGTCGCAGTGGTTCCGCGAGCACACGATCCAGGAGTTCGCGCACGGGAAGGTGCGGCTGGTGGAGCCGCAGATCGTCATCGAGGTCACGTTCGACCTCGTGCAGCCCTCCAAGCGTCACAAGAGCGGGTATGCGCTGCGCTTCCCGCGCATCGTGCGCGTGCGCCGCGACAAGCCGGCCAGCGAGATCGATACGCTGGCGACCGTCGCGCGGCTGGCATCGAGCTGA
- a CDS encoding ferritin-like domain-containing protein — MPQGAHAEALPTGFDIQYVWDYATKEEGLRNLYEKSKVGHWNAKTDPAWDTHVDPEAENIPDQTIPWYGSSHWNKLSEANIRHLRHCGQAWSLSQFMHGEQGALMVAAQLVNCVPDIDAKFYAAQQAADEARHVEAYELYLSRKLEKEYPCNPELRTLLDQILTAKEWDIKYLGMQILVEGLALAAFGMQNEITREPLIKDITSRIMSDESRHVAFGVLSLREAYKEMSDSELKIREEFAVEASYLMRDRLLPKVLWEEFGLPVKEMVELSDKSETMRQFRTMLFSKIVPNVKRLGLLNDRLRAQFATLGILGFEDWAPSA; from the coding sequence ATGCCGCAGGGAGCTCACGCCGAAGCGCTGCCGACCGGGTTCGATATCCAGTACGTCTGGGATTACGCGACCAAGGAGGAGGGCCTTCGCAACCTCTACGAGAAGTCCAAGGTCGGACACTGGAACGCCAAGACCGATCCTGCCTGGGACACGCACGTCGATCCCGAAGCCGAGAACATTCCCGATCAGACCATTCCCTGGTACGGCAGCTCGCACTGGAACAAGCTGAGCGAAGCCAACATCCGTCACCTCCGGCACTGCGGGCAGGCATGGTCGCTGTCGCAGTTCATGCATGGCGAGCAGGGCGCGCTGATGGTGGCTGCGCAGCTCGTCAATTGCGTGCCCGACATCGATGCCAAGTTCTACGCTGCCCAGCAGGCGGCCGACGAAGCTCGCCACGTCGAGGCCTACGAGCTGTACCTCTCGCGCAAGCTCGAGAAGGAATATCCCTGCAATCCGGAGCTGCGCACGCTCCTGGACCAGATCCTCACGGCCAAGGAATGGGACATCAAGTATCTGGGAATGCAGATTCTCGTCGAGGGCCTGGCACTGGCCGCCTTTGGAATGCAGAACGAGATCACGCGCGAGCCGCTGATCAAGGACATCACCTCGCGCATCATGTCCGATGAGTCTCGCCACGTTGCCTTCGGGGTCCTGTCTCTCCGCGAGGCGTACAAGGAGATGAGCGACTCGGAGCTGAAGATCCGCGAAGAGTTCGCGGTCGAAGCCTCCTATCTCATGCGCGACCGCCTGCTGCCCAAGGTTCTGTGGGAAGAGTTCGGTCTTCCCGTCAAGGAGATGGTCGAGCTGAGCGACAAATCCGAGACCATGCGGCAGTTCCGTACCATGCTGTTCTCCAAGATCGTTCCGAACGTGAAGCGGCTCGGCCTCCTCAACGACCGCCTGCGCGCCCAGTTTGCCACCCTCGGCATTCTCGGGTTCGAGGACTGGGCGCCGTCGGCCTGA
- a CDS encoding TIGR01777 family oxidoreductase, whose amino-acid sequence MKVLVTGATGLVGQHLVRRLLDGGHDVVALSRNLDEALLTLPIKCTVHEWNPEAGHLDGRAWEGVSSVIHLAGENVGTARWSRRRKDSILRSRALGTRTLVESIGLLPPEKRPRTFVSASAIGFYGDRGDEPLEETAEHGDDFLADVCRVWEHEARRAENHGMRWVSLRTGIVLAREGGALGKMLPLFRLGLGGRLGSGDQWMSWIHIEDLVSLYVFAIEKDELEGPVNAVSPNPVTNKEFTRTLARVLRRPALFPAPAAALKMMLGEMSILLLGSQRVVPVAADDAGFRFDYEELELALRNLCLDPAREMRQELWLDAPPAEVFPFFADAHNLPDITPQFLNFRVVRAPDDGMTEGTTIDYRLSLHRLPMRWRSRIDVWDPPRTFVDTQVRGPYKSWRHTHEFEPLDGGTLVRDIVRYELPFGALGQWVAGDRVERDLALIFAYRRTRLLELFDTAAD is encoded by the coding sequence ATGAAGGTACTCGTCACCGGAGCCACCGGCCTAGTCGGCCAGCACCTGGTTCGCCGCCTTCTCGATGGAGGACACGACGTCGTGGCGCTCAGCCGCAATCTCGACGAGGCGCTGCTGACGCTCCCAATCAAGTGCACGGTGCACGAGTGGAACCCCGAAGCCGGCCATCTCGACGGCCGCGCGTGGGAAGGCGTGAGCTCGGTCATCCACCTTGCCGGCGAGAACGTTGGTACGGCGCGCTGGTCGCGCCGGCGAAAGGACTCGATCCTGCGATCGCGTGCGCTCGGAACGCGCACGCTGGTGGAATCCATCGGCCTGCTGCCGCCCGAGAAGCGGCCGCGCACGTTCGTTTCCGCCTCGGCAATCGGTTTCTACGGCGACCGAGGCGACGAGCCGCTCGAGGAGACGGCCGAGCACGGGGACGACTTTCTCGCCGACGTCTGCCGGGTCTGGGAGCACGAGGCGCGGCGAGCCGAGAACCACGGCATGCGCTGGGTCTCGCTGCGCACCGGCATCGTGCTGGCCCGCGAGGGCGGCGCGCTCGGCAAGATGCTGCCGCTGTTCCGGCTCGGCCTCGGTGGCCGTCTCGGCAGCGGCGACCAATGGATGAGCTGGATCCACATCGAGGATCTGGTCTCGCTCTACGTCTTTGCCATCGAGAAGGACGAGCTCGAGGGGCCGGTCAACGCGGTCTCTCCCAACCCGGTGACCAACAAGGAGTTCACGCGCACGCTGGCGCGCGTGCTGCGACGGCCTGCGCTCTTCCCCGCGCCGGCCGCGGCGCTGAAGATGATGCTCGGCGAGATGTCGATCCTGCTGCTCGGAAGCCAGCGCGTCGTGCCGGTGGCCGCCGACGATGCCGGTTTTCGCTTCGACTACGAAGAGCTCGAGCTGGCGCTGCGAAACCTGTGCCTCGATCCGGCACGCGAGATGCGGCAGGAGCTGTGGCTGGATGCGCCGCCGGCCGAGGTCTTCCCGTTCTTCGCCGATGCGCACAATCTGCCCGACATCACGCCGCAGTTCCTCAACTTCCGCGTCGTGCGCGCGCCCGATGACGGAATGACGGAAGGCACCACCATCGACTACCGCCTGAGCCTGCATCGCCTTCCGATGCGATGGCGCAGCCGCATCGACGTCTGGGACCCTCCTCGCACGTTCGTCGACACGCAGGTCCGCGGTCCGTACAAGTCGTGGCGGCACACGCACGAGTTCGAGCCGCTCGACGGCGGGACGCTCGTGCGCGACATCGTCCGCTACGAGCTGCCATTCGGAGCGCTCGGCCAATGGGTCGCCGGCGACAGGGTGGAGCGCGACCTGGCCCTGATCTTCGCCTATCGCCGCACGCGGCTTCTCGAGCTCTTCGACACCGCCGCGGACTGA
- a CDS encoding pyridoxamine 5'-phosphate oxidase family protein, whose amino-acid sequence MKVADSSFEMAALQRLLESSPAASPALADSVAFAPRRMSAAELASFWSSIRLVAMATVGPSGQPHIAPVHAELRGDELSVQVYADATRRRDLQSNPRVAFTAWDSEGAVAILYGRAREVEGSLRSARPSQAGREREVVEILVRLTRVYAMSAKKVCAPSS is encoded by the coding sequence ATGAAAGTTGCCGACTCCTCGTTCGAAATGGCTGCGCTGCAACGGCTGCTCGAGTCGAGCCCGGCCGCCTCTCCGGCACTGGCCGACTCGGTTGCCTTCGCGCCGCGCCGCATGAGCGCGGCCGAGCTCGCAAGTTTCTGGTCGTCGATCCGCCTGGTGGCGATGGCGACGGTGGGGCCTTCCGGCCAGCCGCACATCGCGCCGGTGCATGCCGAGCTGCGCGGCGACGAGTTGTCCGTGCAGGTCTACGCGGACGCGACGCGGCGGCGCGATCTGCAGTCCAATCCGCGCGTTGCGTTCACCGCCTGGGACAGCGAGGGGGCCGTGGCGATCCTCTATGGCCGCGCTCGCGAGGTCGAAGGCAGCCTTCGTTCGGCGCGACCGTCGCAGGCCGGCCGCGAGCGCGAGGTCGTCGAGATCCTCGTGCGGCTGACGCGCGTCTACGCGATGTCGGCGAAGAAGGTCTGCGCACCCTCTTCCTGA
- the lnt gene encoding apolipoprotein N-acyltransferase, with protein sequence MRTGARPRIARIGRYALTSLLSRSPLLAAAGAIVFAAACFGLASFSTVQAMPLCWIALVPFLLLLERVQTLRGALLAGWAMSVAFVLAIFEWFATAISTYSGSHPAVSMLLLLAAAPVLQPQFLTFSAARWWMHASGAPPVATMIVGACAYVGTEYAFPKLLGDTLGLGFYPSRALRQLADIGGPGILTFVVVILNELARAAAVPETWRTQRRRALVAAIAAVAILAGMTGYGRVRLARIAAAEAGREPVTAALVQANIANYERLRAQVGSYEAVRAILNTHFGLSYAGLKNADVDLVVWPETAYPTTFGAPKSEAGKEFDTELRVFATSMKRAFVFGSYDLEGEREYNAAIFVDAADVGSTRSYRKTYLFPLTERVPWWLEWRWVREQVPWLGTWEGGAGPKVVPLKLPDGRQIQVTPMICFDAIEPKVAAHGARSGAELLLTISNDGWFEGGRGAWLHLLVASFRSIETHLPQLRGTNTGVTAAIDATGELLAVAEVNRPQTLVATVTPVVPVPTLAAAWGQWFGLASLLAGAAVAVTSRVRSPR encoded by the coding sequence GTGCGCACCGGCGCACGGCCCCGAATCGCCCGGATCGGACGGTACGCTCTGACCTCCCTCCTGTCGCGCTCGCCTCTGCTCGCTGCCGCCGGTGCGATCGTTTTCGCGGCGGCCTGCTTCGGCCTGGCCTCGTTCTCGACGGTGCAGGCCATGCCGCTGTGCTGGATCGCGCTCGTGCCCTTCCTGCTGCTGCTCGAGCGCGTGCAGACGCTCCGGGGAGCTCTCCTGGCAGGATGGGCGATGTCGGTGGCATTCGTCCTTGCCATCTTCGAATGGTTCGCGACGGCGATCTCGACGTATTCCGGAAGCCATCCGGCCGTCTCGATGCTCCTGCTGCTGGCGGCCGCGCCGGTCCTGCAGCCGCAGTTCCTCACGTTCTCGGCCGCCAGATGGTGGATGCACGCCAGCGGCGCGCCGCCGGTCGCCACGATGATCGTCGGAGCATGCGCCTACGTCGGCACCGAGTACGCTTTCCCGAAGCTCCTCGGCGACACGCTCGGGCTCGGCTTCTATCCCTCGCGCGCGCTGCGGCAGCTGGCCGACATCGGCGGGCCCGGCATCCTGACGTTCGTCGTGGTGATCCTGAACGAGCTGGCGCGAGCGGCGGCAGTGCCGGAGACATGGCGAACGCAGCGCCGCCGCGCGCTTGTGGCGGCGATCGCGGCGGTCGCCATCCTGGCCGGGATGACCGGATACGGCCGCGTCCGCCTCGCGCGCATCGCCGCCGCCGAGGCCGGACGCGAGCCGGTGACGGCGGCCCTGGTGCAGGCCAACATCGCCAACTACGAGCGGCTGCGCGCGCAGGTCGGGTCCTACGAAGCCGTGCGCGCGATCCTGAACACGCATTTTGGTCTCTCGTACGCCGGCCTGAAGAACGCGGACGTCGATCTGGTGGTATGGCCGGAGACCGCCTATCCCACCACCTTCGGCGCTCCCAAGAGCGAAGCGGGCAAGGAATTCGACACCGAGCTGCGCGTGTTCGCCACGAGCATGAAGCGCGCGTTCGTGTTCGGCTCCTACGATCTGGAGGGCGAACGCGAGTACAACGCGGCCATCTTCGTCGATGCCGCCGACGTCGGCTCGACGCGCTCGTATCGCAAAACCTACCTGTTCCCGCTGACCGAGCGCGTGCCGTGGTGGCTGGAATGGCGATGGGTTCGCGAGCAGGTTCCCTGGCTCGGCACGTGGGAAGGCGGCGCGGGACCGAAGGTCGTGCCGCTGAAGCTGCCCGACGGGCGACAGATCCAGGTCACGCCGATGATCTGCTTCGACGCCATCGAGCCGAAGGTGGCCGCACACGGAGCGCGCAGCGGCGCCGAGCTGCTGCTGACGATCTCGAATGACGGCTGGTTCGAAGGCGGGCGCGGCGCCTGGCTCCATCTTCTGGTGGCCAGCTTCCGCAGCATCGAAACGCATCTGCCGCAGCTGCGCGGCACCAATACGGGCGTGACCGCCGCCATCGACGCTACCGGCGAGCTGCTGGCCGTCGCCGAGGTGAATCGCCCGCAGACGCTGGTGGCGACGGTGACGCCGGTGGTGCCGGTGCCGACGCTGGCGGCGGCGTGGGGCCAGTGGTTCGGCCTTGCCAGCCTTCTGGCCGGCGCCGCCGTTGCCGTAACAAGTCGCGTCCGCTCGCCGCGTTGA